TCCTACCGGACGGTCCGGAAGGAGGATGACGGGCATGTTTGAAACTTTCTATGAGCTATCGAAAACGCCGTTTTCGCGGGATATTCCAACGGGCGAACTCTATCCTTCGCTGATGCTGGAGGAGACGTTAGGGCGTCTGCAATACGCCGCCCAGCGTCAGTTATTCGCCATTGTCACCGGTGACTGCGGAACCGGTAAGACGACAACCATCCGCCGGTTTAAGGATATTCTGGACCCAGCCAAGTTTAGTGTGATGTACCTGGCGGATTCCAAGTTGACACCACGCCATTTTTACAAGGGACTCTTGGAACAGTTGGGGTGCGAGTCGAAGTTTTATCGGGGCGACGCCAAACGGCAGTTGCACCGGGAGATCGAGCTCATGCGCGGGATTCATCA
This DNA window, taken from Hydrogenispora ethanolica, encodes the following:
- a CDS encoding ExeA family protein; this encodes MFETFYELSKTPFSRDIPTGELYPSLMLEETLGRLQYAAQRQLFAIVTGDCGTGKTTTIRRFKDILDPAKFSVMYLADSKLTPRHFYKGLLEQLGCESKFYRGDAKRQLHREIELMRGIHHLLPVVIVDEAHLLDREMLEEVRFLLNFKMDAQSPMSLILVGQS